ATAACGGTGCAAAAGACTCAAGCTgcaaaaaatgttttgtttttttttttgtttttttataacTGTAAAACAGAAGAAATGAGATCTTCTATTAATGGAAATAAAATCAAACCCATAGTGTGCTAATGAAGTCAGGCATTCTAATCATTCAATATTCATAGTTTGAACTTTGCGAGTTGAACTTTCTGCTGTAGGTATACCTTTGACCACACAGAGACTAGTTTGTACACATAGCCTCACATCTGAACTAGAGCTACAAAATCTGGTAGAAAACCTTAAAAATATACTGATGTTGAGCAATTTTACCAATTTCACAATAGATGTCCTAATAGATTAATAAATCCTATATAATGCTATATAATTTGGTTCAGTTGGGTTTTAGATTTAATTgaacattcactcactcactgaaCCCGTGGCATGAGCAACACGTCATATTTACGTAATCAATCCACCTGAAATGCTACACATTTATTTGAACGCTACATATTTATTTGAATCAGATTAATTAAACATTGCCAGATTCAGCATATTAAAAGAGCCACTCAGCGCTTCTCAGCTCCTGGGTCGTCTGGGCAGCCCAGCCAGTATGTACCAATCGGTCGTGGATATGGAGGAACGGTGCGGTCAACTCGCCTGGTCCACAAATTTACCCTGTAGTACTGATCTGGGAACAGAGACAGTGGACAGAGGGAGACGTTATGTGACATCGTAGTGAACTAATGGTACTGCAGCAAGCAGAGAAGTCTGGATCCATCACCTCCTTTAAAGAAGTAGACGCTTTGCAACGGCAGGCCCCTGGGCGGCAGGGTGAAGCCCGCTGGACTCTCGGAGGGGTCGTATCTGTAGCCGTCACTCTGACTCTGGTCCTGCCGACTCCAGTGGTTCTGGATAAACCTCTGGGCCCACTCCTGCCCTGCACCAACTCCTCTATCAGCTATCGTCTCCCAAGAAGGTGATCGGTTCTGTCTACGCCTGGGAACCCACTGCTGGCCCCACTGGTCCCACCCTTGCTGGTTCTGCTGTTGCTGGTCCCACTGTTGCTGGTTCTGCTGTTGCCGGTTTCTCTGTAGCTGGTCCCACTGTTGCTGGTCCTGTTGTTGCCGGTTTCTCTGTAGCTGGTCCCACTGTTGCTGGTCCTGTTGTTGCCGGTTTCTCTGTAGCTGGTCCCACTGTTGCTGGTTCTGTTGTTGCCGGTTTCTCTGTTGGCTCCACTGTTGATCCCACTTCGACTCGAGACTCGGGCGCCATCTACTGGGCCACCCAGGAGAGACATACAGCCTTCCAACCAGCACGGCATCCACGGGAGACTGGACACCAATCCAGTCCCGGTCGATAGAGCGACCACCACCAATACTGCTTGGGTCTGGGAGGAAACAAAAACTATATAGTATCAAGGTCCGTTACTTTATATAAGAGAACTTCAGAACATAAATGCACACGGTCTTACATCCACCGAAGAGGCGACTGAAGTGTTCTGTCCAGCGGTTGCGGTACATGTCTGCGTATCGCGTAAAAAGAGAAGATCGCAACCTCCGGGTCATCCAGAAACACTCCTCATGGGACGGCTGTTGCTTAAACTCATACTGGTAATACTGGTCACCTTGGTGGGAAGATATGAGGGGGTGGACTGTCATCACGACGCCTGAAACGGTGTCATCATCTCTTAATTCTGAGATCTGCACGATGGACACCGACCTTTGAAGAAATAGGCCTTCTCTCTGCCGTGGTAGCTGTGCGCAGGCATGGCGATGGCCCCGTCCACGTCGGCCGGAACGTTCTCAAACCCCACGGAGATGTTCCTGGGGAAGTCTTGGTCCAGAACACCATCGTCAAACCTCCAGTACTGGTTCCCCTggaaagcagtgtgtgtgtgtgtgtgtgtgtcctcagacTGCTGCAGCTACAGATTACTGATCATCTCAGCGTGTGTTCCGTGTGGTTGTGGTCCACACCTTGAACACGTACGTCTTCCCTTGGCAGTTGAAACGTGTGAATGCTGCGTCTATGGGACCTTTAATTCCCCAAACGTCTTCAATTagtttggggtaacctggcaacACTGACTTTACACCCAGCTCAAAGAAATATTTACCTGAtaagataacacacacacacaccttttggcGACCAAAGCGCACACAAATTTTAATACGAGTGCGTCTACTGCGacataaataattaataacGATAATATGAAAATCAAGAGCATGTTTAATTGTGTCAGCGAGTTGTGCCACACCACTCACCCCTGAACGCGTAGATGGAGCCGTTTTTAGTCTGCGTGAAGGAATCGAACGGCcttcctccacacacctcagcaTCAGGGTCCCGGCTCGGGAGTGGGGTGGTGACCACGGTGGGCGGTTCGGTAGGGGATGGATGTGCAGTCTGGGACCGTCTGATCTCTGCTCTGGGCACGACGGGCACGGCTGTGCTGTTGTCCTCGTCCTCTGGGAAAAACAGGAAGGTGTCCCCACGGCCTGTGGGTGTTCAGGGACGTGTCCTCGGTCCATCACTTCACACAGTAACCTCTTACGTTCAATTGCTTCATCCTATTACCTTTGGGAAAACTAAACAGTGCCTGGCCCACTCattaacacacaccaacacacacagctgggatTCCACGTGACTGTAGAAAGGGGAATATTTTACTCTTACTCAAAGCAGGGCAGACGTATTCGTAGTCGGTGCAGCAGCTCTGGTAATACAGGCACATGGAGTCACATTGGCACGTTTTGGTTGCATTGAAGCCGTCCTCACACCGGTCAACGCAGGACTCTGGTGAACAGCAGAGAGAAAGCGCCTACACTAAAGAGTTCACCGAATAGACCACGCACGACGACGTGTCTAACGTGATCTATGAGCTGGAAGGTCTTTAGTCTTCTTACCCTGCGAGGCGCGCGCAGCGATGAGCAGCGCTACAAGCACCGCGAGCTCGGCCCTCATGTCGCGCGCAGCACCGAGCGGAATCCGGGTGTGAGCCCGCTGGACTAGTGGACCCGGGTGTCACCCTCTCCTGTTTACATGGACTTGTTTACATTATATCTCTGTCGTTCAGCGGGACTAATCATTAAACGAAGATAAAGTAACCCACAACCCAACTAGAGCACTGACCttgctataataataataataatgcattttgCACAGACAATTCCATTAAGCTCAATGTGTAGAAATGATTTGAATAAATATATTGCCGAGACTTTATTTATATTTAGTGTTATGCTGCCATAATGAGGTCGCTGCTAACTGAGGCGTCAGGTTTTATTAGGAGTCTGATTTAACTGCGTACTGAAGGTCTCACCTTTAATCCTTCAGTTACATTAAACGTGAACAGTACGCGTTTGTATGAATAGTATGAAGTAGAAATATTAGGATTTTCCTCATCATTGCATGTGTTAAACAGACTTTTAAACACTGACCGGTCTATTTCTAGAAAGACTTGATAAAACATCTAAAAATAAAACCGAAACATGACTCTAcacattttaattaaaaattTTACAACGTCgtaaaaaaatgtgaatttaaaatgtttagTCACGCTCACCAATTCTGACAGACTGGGTGCCTAATAATACTTCTTGTCCACCAGAGGGCGATATCTGACTTTTCTTCGCCGCTTTGTTTCTGAATGGCGAGGCTGTGATTACCCAGTTTGTCCACCAGAGGGCGTTTCCTGACTTTTCTCCGCCGCTTTGTGTCTCAGTGGCGATGCCCTCTCTCGCGAGCGCTGGGCGGTACAGGCGAGGATGCTGCGGGCTGCACACAAGCACGGAGACGCGTCCGATGAAACGAGACCTGCGACTTTATTTTTGGCATAAACCCGACACTCGACAACAAACCGGGCCGGGATCCGTGTGGAACATCTTCGATGACAAGTATCAGTATTTTGTTGGCATATTATAGAAAATAgcggtgtttgtgtgcacaAACATAGCTTAAACACTCCATTGCTGTACAAGTCTATATATGCTGGTTTTGTGTGCATTAGTGaatacttttatttatataattcTCCATGATGCTAGGTATAGTTTATTCGCTTTGTAATGCCGGATATGATATAACAGAATAGGCCTCTCAGTAATCAGTAGGAGGGCCCCTAGCCGAGACTCCCGACGCATCAGACTCGTTAAAATCATCTTTGGCTTCTGCAGAGAGAGACCGTCCGTGTGTTTTCCTCGGGAGTGACATCATGATGCAGAGAAGACCGTCACTGTTGATGCATCTGCACTGAAAAGCAACGCATTACGTTTGTTGACAGGTCTCCCTCAAGACTATGAGTCTGCAGATGATCAGAATTCACCGTGGGTCCTGGTAGCACCGACGCTGTATCGTTGTTTCACGCCGCGTGTTTTCTCCGGGCTGGTGCCAGTATTATGAGAAGTGTCTGATGTTCTTGTCCTTCATCGTTTGCCTTAGCAAGATCTGCCAGTACTTCTCAATGTTCAGTTCAGACAGGCTTACGGTTCCTGAGTATGTTAGTCGGATCCAGAACCGGAGGACAGGCTCTGATCCCAGAGCCGTTTCTCCGGGTGTCAATGCCGACGTTCAATCGGCTTTGGACGGGTCTCTTCCTGCGCTGCGGTCTGCGATGAGGACCCTTAGGTCTGCCAAGGACACCGGAGACTTGGAAGAGACACGTCGTGCCATTGCGGAGACTTTCCAGCTTGTTGAGGAAGCCTGGGTTTTACCCGCAGTTGGCCGGCAGGTAGCAGAAGAGATCTGTAACAGAATCCGTCTGGACGGGGGTTTGGAGTTGCTCCTGCAGCTCCTTCAGACGCCCGCCGTGGAGATCACGTACGAGTCCGCCAAACTGCTGGAGCAGATTCTCATCTCGGAGAACAGGTAAGCCACGGTGTCCCCCGCCCGCCCGTGACCACCGCGCGCTGTCTGCTCCGCAGCCCGCTGACCTTTGCCCTCCCGCAGGGACTACGTGGCGCGTATGGGCCTGGGGGTCGTCCTGAACCTCAGTCGCAAGCAGGAAGACGCCCAGCTGGCCCGCAGCGTGTCTGGGATCCTGGAGCACATGTTCAAGCACACGGAGGAGACGTCGGCCCAGCTCATCGCCAACGGCGCCCTGGACGCCCTGCTGTTCTGGTGCCGGGGCACGGACCCCACCGTCCTACGCCACTGCGCCGTGGCCCTGGCCAACTGCGCCACGCACGGGGGGCACCGGTGCCAACGCCTCATGATCGAGAAGCAGGCGGCCGAGTGGCTCTTCCCGCTCGCCTTCTCCAAGGAGGACGAGCTGATCCGGTTCTACGCCTGCCTGGCCGTGGCCGTGCTGGCCGCCAACCGGGAGCTGGAGGCCGAGGTGGTGCGCTCGGGCACGCTGGAGCTGGTGGAGCCTTTCATCGCCTCCTTGGACCCCGACGAGTTCGCCCGTAGCTTGCAGGACAGTGCCGACAGCGTCCAGGGTCGCACCGCCGCAGACCTACAGCACCTGCTCCCCCTGCTGGACGGGACGCGCCTGGAGGGCAAATGCATCGCCGCCTTCTACCTCTGCGTGGAGACCAGTATCAAGTACAGGCAGCGCAACACCAAGGTAGAACCCAGTCTGgacgtctgtgttgtgtgtctgagtctgcacgtctgtgttgtgtacgtctgtgttgtgtacgtctgtgttgtgtacgtctgtgttgtgtgtctgagtctggacgtctgtgttgtgtgtctgagtctgcacgtctgtgttgtgtacgtctgtgttgtgtacgtctgtgttgtgtgtctgagtctggatgtctgtgttgtgtgtctgagtctggacgtctgtgttgtgtgtgtgtgagtctggatgtctgtgttgtgtacgtctgtgttgtgtacgtctgtgttgtgtacgtctgtgttgtgtgtcttgAGTCTGGACGTCTGTGTTGTGTACCTGAGTCTGgacgtctgtgttgtgtgtgtgagtgtggatgtCTGTGTTGTGTACGTATGTGTTGTGTACCTGAGTCTGGACGTCTGTGTTGTGTACCTGAGTCTGGACGTCTGTGTTGTGTACCTGAGTCTGgacgtctgtgttgtgtgtctgagtCTGGACGTCTGTGTTGTTTACGTCTGTGTTGTGtacgtctgtgttgtgtgtctgagtCTGGATGTCTGTGTTGTGTACGTATGTGTTGTGTACCTGAGTCTGGACGTCTGTGTTGTGTACCTGAGTCTGGaagtctgtgttgtgtgtctgtgttgtgtacgTCTGTGTTGTGTACGTCTGTGTTGTGTACCTGAGTCTGGACGTCTGTGTTGTGTACGTCTGTGTTGTGTACCTGAGTCTGGACGTCTGTGTGGGCTGTAAGAATGCACAGTGTCACAGTAGCTCTTAGgttatgcatgtatgtgtacatatatCAGTGATCCTTGATATAAGGGAGAAAATGTGTTTTAGGGATtctattttttttatactacatTAATATGAAATGCACAAATTTATAGTTCAATAAATTACAAACCATGTAAGAGACCAAGCTTTTAATTAATACACACTTTATGAAATTTATAATTTTTTCCCTTCTTAACTTGAAAAGAATTTTCTGTCGGAAAATTGCCTACCACACAAGCTGTACCTGGTCCTGTGTTCATAAGTGGTGATGAACATGGTAGCAGGTGGCTAACGGATTCTGTCCCCGCTCCCCTCAGATATTCCAGGAGATCGGGGCGGTGCAGAGCCTGAAGAGGATCGTCATGTACTCCAACAACGCCACCACCCTCTCTCTAGCCAAACGGGCTCTGGCCATGATGGGGGAGGACGTCCCGTGCCGGATCATGTCCTCCGTCCCCAACTGGAAGAGCGTGGAGGTGCAGCGCTGGCTCCAGCAGGTCGGCTTCAGCGCCTTCAGCGAACGCTTTCAGGTGTGAGCGCAGCAGGTGGAGGTTGGAGTGTAGTGGGCGTGTAGCGTGGGTGGAGAGCCCACGCGGGGCCTTCGGGTCTGCAGCTGTATCTTCCCACCAAGCAAGACCTTAGTGGACACGGATGcaatacttgtgtgtgtgtgtgtgtgtgtgtgtgtgtgtgggttccaGGATCTGCAGGTGGATGGGGACCTGCTACTCAACATCACGGAGGAGGACCTGGTTAATGATCTGGGCATGACGTCAGGGCTCACCCGCAAAAGGTCGGTGAAGGTACCTGCAGAAACACATCTAGCCCAAATAAACAGATCGTACTAACGGTGTGAATAGGCATCAAGCCAAATATTATCTGCACATGTGGGTGGACATATAGTGTACTGACATGAACCTGAACACTCCCTGCGTTTAACATAAGAGGGTCCTGAGCTGATTATGCGAACGACTCACGGTGAGATGGTTCATTAAAGCAGAGAGTCTCTTTACTGGATTATCCACAACTGTAAAAAGATCTCACTGTATCACAACGATCTCTTCCAAGAGCAGCATAGAAATCTGACATCAGGCAAAATCTGCAATTTGGGAGGAGCCAGAGAAGCAGGTAGTAGAGTGGGAGGGGCCAAATAATGAGTGGGAGGGGCCAAAGGATCATCAGGTAGGCACACAGGTACTCCCCCAGGAATATATGTGCAAAGATGGAGCCGGCAGTTGTAGCTATGGTAGCAGCTGAGAGGTGAAGGAAACACAGACACGACTGTATCACAACAGCCCAGAACACCAGAACTTTCGATGTCCATGAAACCCCAAACCTGCATCTTCTTCTAAGATGAGTACCTATGTATTTAACAACATGCCTGACTACACTGATAGGTTTTCAACCTAGCACTACGTAGCCTAACCGTACGTGACGCTCCCCCGTGAGGACTTGTATAGCCCATATTGTTGCCGATTCAGGTTCCTCCGAGACCTGAGGGTTCTGAAGACCTACGCCAACTACTCGATGTGTGACCCCAACAACCTGGCGGACTGGCTGGCTGACGTGGACCCTCGTTTCCGCCAGTACACCTACAGCATGGTGCAGTCAGGCGTGGACCGCAACAACGTCCTCCAGATCACGGACCAGCAGCTGCAGAGCGACTGTCGCGTGGGGAACGGGATCCACCGGGCTCAGATTCTGGCGgccgcccgccgcccggctcggCCCTGCCTCACCGACTCCCGGCCCACAGGCCCCGACGTGTTCATCAGCTACCGCCGCAGCACGGGCTCACAGCTGGCCAGGTCGGAACCGAGCCCTGCGGACCGCACTCGCCCACGCACACTCGAACTACGCTGTGTAGCTTAGTCTATGCTAATTCATGGCATATAAACGATAGCAACATGGAAGTTAAAGGCTGAAGGTTGAGATTGGTCGAGATTATAAGATAGAGATGATATCTAATGAATTGTGGGTTGGTAGTGAGGTGAAAGCGTGTTCTGGTGCTCTTTCTCTGCAGCCTGCTGAAGGTGCACCTTCAGGTACGAGGCTTCAGCGTCTTCATCGATGTCGAGAAGCTGGAGGCGGGGAAGTTCGAGGAGAAGCTGATCACCAGCGTGCAGCGAGCACGGACGTTCATCCTGGTGCTGTCGGCCAACGCGCTGGACAAGTGCATGGGCGACGTGGCCATGAAGGACTGGGTACACAAGGTTAGACGCGGAAACGTGACCGTGAACACGTGAACGCGTGTGCCGCACTGCAGGCTTCGGGGATCAGGGAGCACCCTTAACGCTCATCCGTGTGCTCTGCAGGAGATCGTCACCGCTCTCAATGGGGATAAGAATATCGTTCCTGTCGCTGATAACTTCGTCTGGCCTGACCCCACCTCTCTGCCCGAAGACATGCGTGCGGTTCTCACGTTTAATGGCGTCAAGTGAGTTACTTATCACTGCCTCCCCGTGGTGGATTCCACACACCTCTTTCCTGAGCAGCCAAGCGTTTGGATAATGACAGACGCGCTAATAACGTCCTGTTTCCCTCTCCCACGTCGCAGGTGGTCCCACGAGTACCAGGAAGCCAGCATAGAGAAGATCTTGCGCTTCCTCAAGTTAAACACCCATCCAGAGCAGCACGACGGCCCCGAGCCCTTGCAGGAGGTGCAGACGCTCTCTAAACCACCGCTCGCAGACAGAACGTCACAACCTGCGCTTACTGGCGATGGTCCACCGACGACTGCTTCAACGGCACCGATCAGAGAGGACGGACAGGGAGTCGTGGACCCAGAAGTGGCAGGTGGCGCAGACAGTGAGACGGGAAGTAATGCGGGTGACGTTTCAGGCAGCAGTACTGTACGGGCCCGCTCCGTTACCTCTCCATGATGTGTGAACAAAACCGCTTCATCCCCCTCAGGAACAAACATACACTTATCAAACAAATCCAGGCAATGATATACAATTAAATATACGTGACATATATTATTACGTCAGTTCCTGTAGTTTAATACTTACTTTTCATGTTAGATCATATGTTAATTCGTTCTTGGTCTAAAATTTGCATGTTCGTTCCTGATGTATTGTTCATGTAAGAGATAGTTTATCGTTTATTGAATGGCCGGTGACTGTCTTAGCAGTTCTGTGGGAATTCACCAGATACCAAGCCTCTTACTGCCAGACAGCTGATTCCTGAACTGCTAATGGGTTTGGGAAGTGGAtcagaggtgtgtggaggcctTTCTGATGATCAGAGCATTTAGTCTATAACCTCACACTCCGAGGCGGTAGGAGACACTTCAGCAATGTCACCCAGCACAGACCCGTAGATGTTACTAAACGAATCCCACGCAGGAACACAAGACGTTTAAAGGCTGCCATTTGCATGTTGTTCCTTATACATTACGTTTATTAGTTCTACACAAGCGGTTATGAACTTTAACTATAGCTCCTTTTGTAAAACATAGAGAAGAGGAGGTGGAGCTAATTCCACAGAGCCCCACCCACAGGCAGGTACTCATAACCCAAGCTATCCTGCATCACCTGCAATACAGTTCGTTATCCAGGTGTACTTGAAACTACATACAACTCGTCATAGGATATGACGTTCCATACATGCAGTATTGGTAAACACTAGCTCTCAGACACATTCTCAACCTACCAAAGGGTTCATCTGTCAAATGTGATCTATCTACATATAGTCTCAGCACCATAATATGCTTCTGGACGTTGACATCATCAGTGATATCAGCACCCATGACAGTGTTCATAACTCCTTTGCTACAGTTCCTGTTGCCTTAATGTGTAAACTGTTCTTTGAAAGCTTTTATTTGCTGGCTGAGATGACAGAACAGGCCGAGCACTCGTGTAATAACTGTACGATATACCTTTTTCTTAGgaaattaactgcaataaacttttttttttcttttttgcaaaTATCCCTTTATTTGATTCAAGTGTTTAGGTTTGGAACATGAGTACTCTGTGCTCTGACAGGGAGATGGGGAGTTATTCTGAAAACATTCAAAGCAATACTGCAGACAGAATGACTGCCTCCTGTTAGACAGGGGACTGTGTAGAGATACAGATGAACAGTCCACATTGAAGATGGCATTAGTGGGACGGGAGTGTTACGAAGGACACCAGTGAGacctgacctgtgtgtgttgtagtggagACCAGGGTCAGGGGTCACCTTGCTGTCGCCATCCCAGTATACTTAAGGGACTTCCGCAGGGCGGACTACTCTTTCAGTCATGTGACTCGGTAATCCGATACTTCTGCAACTGCACCGTGTGTACAGTTAATCCCATTCACAAAcccagagacagagaccactggACAACGCAGTCTGTCTGTAACCGTGGGGTTAACAACCAGAGTCTGGTTCTTTATACACGACTCAGTGAGATGAACCTTAAATCTCTGACAAATCACACAGATGTAAAATTACTCGAGCCATAGAGATACACGTTTTCCATTTATAGGGATGGAACAGTATAAATATAAAACAGTATAAATATATGATCACATCATGATATCAAAATTATCATGGTTTTTACCACCAGTAGGCCTACTGAATTTTAAGCATTTCTTCTTTCCATACATTCTGTAGATCTTTGATTCTTTATCATCTTCATTTGGTGAATAAAAACCAAACCCCAACAATGCCACACACAGACTATGTCATCTGAGATGGGTGTGCCAGCCCAGGCGTTCCCAAACTAGCGTGTTTCCTCTCTGCAAACTGCACCTGTGTGGTCTCAGAGACAGCTGTGTCAGTAATGGATTCTTCCTTCACCTTGGATCAAATAATGATTGTACAAACAGGTATTGGAAATGTGGATACCTGAGAGTGTGAATTATTTGACTTTACACCGTGGTTTATCTATAAAAGTGGCCCAGCGCTAGCTCGTATGTCAGGAACTAGCATGTACCATGTAGCATTGTGGCTTTGTGTTTGCTAGTGATCTGTAAAGACATACAGCtgctcaggaaaaacaaaaacacaaaaaaaacaatcaaaatATCAAAATTATTTGAATATCTGAATATCAAAATTaatattaaaaacattaattGCAACCATGGTAATTGCGGTAACCGTGGTAACCATGGGTCGCTCTTCAAATGGTCTGCAGCAGTGAGACCTGCTTCAGTGTCTGCCAGTGTCAGCTCTGTTTACGAAATGTCCCATCGCTGCACAGCGCActgtcctggtgtgtgtgtgtgtgtgtgtgtgtgggtccacTTCTGTTTGTAGGGGGGCAGTAATTAGTTCACCACACTTCCCCTGTTCATTCTTTGCTCTTTGCACTCCAAACCACTGTAGAGATAAAACAGTACAATCATATGGTTACACTGCCCCCTGCCTGATGGGAGGAGGAACAGCAGGTATCCAGTACGTCCTCAGTACTACCACGCCATACCCTTATTCCACTTCCTGATATGGAAGTGGTTAATCAGAGTCTAGGAAGAGTCATGTGATCTCACCTGATGATTCCAGCCGGAATGAGGAGGAGGATGGCTCCGAAGAGGAAGGGGAAGCCCTTCATCACATGTAAGGTGGCGGGGTAGAGGGAATTAAAGACGCCACTGGCCACCAGCGAACACAGGCTCTCCACACAAGCCACAGACGCGAACAGAGCCCCTGAgaggaatcacacacacaacacacaataaACACGCAACACACCGACACGCAACAAACAcgcaacacacacgcaacacaccaacactctcAGCTACTTCAGTTATTTCCATTTACATGATACACTGGGCTGATCCGAGTTCTAAGTGGACTGGTTACACTGGGCTGATTAAGTCTCACCTTGCTCTGAGGGGTCAACCAGTTTGGATAGTTTGGACCTGAGGACTGGGGTTGATGCCATCAGCAGGAAGCAAAGGCCATATCCTAGTAACACACATGGAAAAGACTCGTTTCACCTTCACAGCTGAGCTTTTCCACCTACAGCCACTGGAGGGCAGCATAGAGCAGCGTTAGGTGACGTGTGTGTCAGCGTTTTTCACTTCAGTCCCCTTGGACGCTCTCAACCAGTGGCAACGCACAAGTACAAACATGGGCAGCAGATAATGACAATCATTTCCTTCACCTTGACCATTTAATAAAAAGTTATTGTATACTTGTGTTATTGTGTACTCCCTCTCTAAATGTCTCTAACACTGTGGGCTGGCTGTTACCATTTTACAGTTCAATGATAGATTATGTAATCTGTGTCCTGATTCAGAACCTTCCCCACCGAGTTTTATGCATGTCATAAATGAACAAATTGAGGacatgctgtgcctgttgaccTGAGATAACGTTGAACAGCCACAACGTAATCCTGCAGAACACGGACATGCTTTTAAAAAAAGCAAATAATTTATATTTAAGCTGCTCTATGTTAATGTATCACTTCTTGCTTTTTGAGTACCAGATCCTTAAGAATTTCTTAAGGAAGATTCAATTAAGCAGGTAAACCCAACAtaacacatcaggcatcactcaaataaataattaaaacaggCCAATCGCATGCCATCTTTGAGGAAGCGTTACCTGTGAACATGAGCGCCGTGGTGTTGGCCACTGAAAACATCAGCAGACCGGCCACGTTGGAGGTCAGACCCGCCAGGGCCACCCAGGAGTCCTCCACGCACTGCTGCAGCACGCGCAGGCCTAGCAGACTGCTCAGGTACGACAGGTGCTGGGCGGCAGAGCCGTAGCCAATCAGCTGCGAGTTCCAGCACAGGGGGGAGCTCAGCTCATACAGCACGTAGAGCTCGCGCGAGCCGAAGTGCACGGTGACCACCAGGAAGAA
This sequence is a window from Brachyhypopomus gauderio isolate BG-103 chromosome 16, BGAUD_0.2, whole genome shotgun sequence. Protein-coding genes within it:
- the vtna gene encoding vitronectin a isoform X1; amino-acid sequence: MDRGHVPEHPQAVGTPSCFSQRTRTTAQPCPSCPEQRSDGPRLHIHPLPNRPPWSPPHSRAGTLMLRCVEEGRSIPSRRLKTAPSTRSGVSGVAQLADTIKHALDFHIIVINYLCRSRRTRIKICVRFGRQKVCVCVILSGKYFFELGVKSVLPGYPKLIEDVWGIKGPIDAAFTRFNCQGKTYVFKGNQYWRFDDGVLDQDFPRNISVGFENVPADVDGAIAMPAHSYHGREKAYFFKGDQYYQYEFKQQPSHEECFWMTRRLRSSLFTRYADMYRNRWTEHFSRLFGGYPSSIGGGRSIDRDWIGVQSPVDAVLVGRLYVSPGWPSRWRPSLESKWDQQWSQQRNRQQQNQQQWDQLQRNRQQQDQQQWDQLQRNRQQQDQQQWDQLQRNRQQQNQQQWDQQQQNQQGWDQWGQQWVPRRRQNRSPSWETIADRGVGAGQEWAQRFIQNHWSRQDQSQSDGYRYDPSESPAGFTLPPRGLPLQSVYFFKGDQYYRVNLWTRRVDRTVPPYPRPIGTYWLGCPDDPGAEKR
- the sarm1 gene encoding NAD(+) hydrolase SARM1; translated protein: MFLSFIVCLSKICQYFSMFSSDRLTVPEYVSRIQNRRTGSDPRAVSPGVNADVQSALDGSLPALRSAMRTLRSAKDTGDLEETRRAIAETFQLVEEAWVLPAVGRQVAEEICNRIRLDGGLELLLQLLQTPAVEITYESAKLLEQILISENRDYVARMGLGVVLNLSRKQEDAQLARSVSGILEHMFKHTEETSAQLIANGALDALLFWCRGTDPTVLRHCAVALANCATHGGHRCQRLMIEKQAAEWLFPLAFSKEDELIRFYACLAVAVLAANRELEAEVVRSGTLELVEPFIASLDPDEFARSLQDSADSVQGRTAADLQHLLPLLDGTRLEGKCIAAFYLCVETSIKYRQRNTKIFQEIGAVQSLKRIVMYSNNATTLSLAKRALAMMGEDVPCRIMSSVPNWKSVEVQRWLQQVGFSAFSERFQDLQVDGDLLLNITEEDLVNDLGMTSGLTRKRFLRDLRVLKTYANYSMCDPNNLADWLADVDPRFRQYTYSMVQSGVDRNNVLQITDQQLQSDCRVGNGIHRAQILAAARRPARPCLTDSRPTGPDVFISYRRSTGSQLASLLKVHLQVRGFSVFIDVEKLEAGKFEEKLITSVQRARTFILVLSANALDKCMGDVAMKDWVHKEIVTALNGDKNIVPVADNFVWPDPTSLPEDMRAVLTFNGVKWSHEYQEASIEKILRFLKLNTHPEQHDGPEPLQEVQTLSKPPLADRTSQPALTGDGPPTTASTAPIREDGQGVVDPEVAGGADSETGSNAGDVSGSSTVRARSVTSP
- the vtna gene encoding vitronectin a isoform X2, with protein sequence MRAELAVLVALLIAARASQESCVDRCEDGFNATKTCQCDSMCLYYQSCCTDYEYVCPALSRGDTFLFFPEDEDNSTAVPVVPRAEIRRSQTAHPSPTEPPTVVTTPLPSRDPDAEVCGGRPFDSFTQTKNGSIYAFRGKYFFELGVKSVLPGYPKLIEDVWGIKGPIDAAFTRFNCQGKTYVFKGNQYWRFDDGVLDQDFPRNISVGFENVPADVDGAIAMPAHSYHGREKAYFFKGDQYYQYEFKQQPSHEECFWMTRRLRSSLFTRYADMYRNRWTEHFSRLFGGYPSSIGGGRSIDRDWIGVQSPVDAVLVGRLYVSPGWPSRWRPSLESKWDQQWSQQRNRQQQNQQQWDQLQRNRQQQDQQQWDQLQRNRQQQDQQQWDQLQRNRQQQNQQQWDQQQQNQQGWDQWGQQWVPRRRQNRSPSWETIADRGVGAGQEWAQRFIQNHWSRQDQSQSDGYRYDPSESPAGFTLPPRGLPLQSVYFFKGDQYYRVNLWTRRVDRTVPPYPRPIGTYWLGCPDDPGAEKR